The following are encoded together in the Narcine bancroftii isolate sNarBan1 chromosome 10, sNarBan1.hap1, whole genome shotgun sequence genome:
- the LOC138743916 gene encoding phosphoglycerate mutase 1-like: protein MAAHTLLLIRHSESTWNQENRFCGWFDADLSETGAEEAARGDRALSGAGYQFDICYTSMLKRAIRTLWAVLDGIDQMWLPVVRTWRLNERHYGALTGLNKAETAAKHGEQQVKIWSRSFNIPPPAMESDHNFYPIISKDRRYTDLLEDQLPSCKSLKDTIAPALPFWEEEIVPQIKDGKRPLIAAHGNSLRGIVKHLEGMSEDTIMELNLPTGIPIVYELDKNLKLVKPMQFLGDEEIVQTAMAAQGKAKK from the exons ATGGCAGCTCACACCTTGTTGCTGATTCGTCACAGTGAGAGCACTTGGAACCAGGAGAACCGCTTCTGCGGCTGGTTCGACGCCGACCTGTCTGAGACCGGGGCGGAGGAGGCGGCGAGGGGAGATCGGGCTTTGAGCGGAGCCGGCTACCAGTTCGACATCTGCTACACCTCGATGCTGAAGCGGGCGATCCGCACGCTGTGGGCGGTGCTGGATGGCATCGACCAGATGTGGCTCCCTGTGGTGAGGACCTGGCGGCTCAACGAGAGGCATTACGGGGCGCTGACCGGGCTCAACAAGGCGGAGACGGCGGCCAAGCACGGAGAGCAGCAAGTGAAGATTTGGAGCAGATCCTTCAACATCCCCCCTCCTGCAATGGAATCGGACCACAACTTCTATCCTATTATCAGCAAG GACCGTCGCTATACCGACCTGTTGGAGGATCAGCTGCCTTCCTGCAAGAGTTTGAAGGATACTATTGCTCCAGCTCTGCCCTTCTGGGAGGAGGAGATTGTGCCGCAGATTAAAGATGGGAAGCGCCCGCTCATTGCAGCTCATGGGAACAGCCTGAGGGGAATTGTCAAACATCTGGAAGG CATGTCTGAGGACACCATCATGGAGTTGAACCTTCCAACGGGGATCCCCATCGTGTACGAACTTGACAAGAACCTAAAGCTAGTCAAGCCCATGCAGTTTCTGGGAGATGAAGAGATTGTACAAACTGCAATGGCTGCCCAGGGGAAAGCTAAGAAATAA